Proteins from a single region of Zavarzinella sp.:
- a CDS encoding toll/interleukin-1 receptor domain-containing protein: MDTDPQTIILREVAARVDARQSWGSFLTKFGIDKSRFQDYESGAERMSFDSLSAACQFVDLSYTDFLSDEFELTEFRKTLDAVGSRQRLIYEQVSENNVLPVEKSTNAPCEVAIAHPDFDFDAFVSHASEDKADFVRPLVDCLKKKGLRIWYDEHVLSVGDSLREKIDAGLAWSRYGIVVVSPAFLKKNWTKRELNGLVAKQIEGPRVILPVWYNVTHSEVLSYSPPLADAVALDSTRFSIVEIAERLATFISNRTSPK; encoded by the coding sequence ATGGACACTGACCCTCAAACCATAATTCTTAGAGAAGTCGCCGCTCGTGTGGATGCTCGGCAATCTTGGGGTAGCTTTCTCACGAAATTTGGGATCGACAAATCCCGCTTTCAGGATTATGAATCTGGTGCGGAACGTATGTCATTCGACTCACTTTCCGCTGCATGTCAATTTGTTGATCTCAGTTACACTGATTTTCTTTCTGATGAATTTGAGTTAACCGAATTTCGTAAAACCCTAGATGCTGTGGGCAGCAGACAAAGATTGATCTATGAACAAGTTTCTGAGAATAATGTCCTACCGGTTGAAAAAAGTACGAATGCACCTTGTGAGGTGGCGATTGCTCACCCAGATTTCGACTTCGATGCATTTGTTTCCCATGCGTCTGAAGATAAAGCAGATTTTGTTCGGCCTCTCGTCGATTGCTTGAAAAAAAAAGGGCTGCGGATTTGGTACGATGAGCATGTTTTATCAGTTGGAGATAGTCTTCGCGAAAAAATCGACGCTGGATTGGCATGGTCACGTTATGGCATTGTCGTCGTCTCTCCTGCCTTTTTAAAAAAGAATTGGACCAAACGTGAGTTGAATGGCTTAGTTGCAAAACAAATTGAAGGGCCGCGAGTCATCCTGCCAGTTTGGTACAATGTTACACACTCTGAGGTTCTTAGTTACAGCCCTCCCTTAGCGGATGCTGTAGCGCTAGATTCAACACGCTTCTCTATCGTTGAAATTGCAGAGCGGTTAGCAACCTTCATATCCAACAGAACGTCTCCCAAGTGA
- a CDS encoding DUF1501 domain-containing protein: MGLYGWAASHFLAGTPNIAQATTKTVGKAKSCIFIFAWGGPSQLDTLDPKPNAPEEIRGQFKPIATSIPGVQFSEHFPKLAKMADRLTVVRSLTHDDPAHLSSVHHLTTGRLAPKPKSDAEPPSRRDSPPLGSVLAQFRPVADGFPAFITLPWIVSHPAAPGGMAPGQHAGWLGTKFDPFVISGDPNHPQFEVRGLKPNQHLPETRMDTRRHLLAQLNGGAVQQMQQKGFDLLTSANVQRAFNIHEESPATRDRYGRNIHGQCLLMARRLVENGVRVVNINWHQDGKNFWDTHGDNFNRLKRDLMPPTDAGLTALLDDLAVRGMLDETLVVWVGEFGRKPEITRNNAGREHWPFCYSGLLAGGGIRAGYVHGSSDRFAAHPAENPVSPADLTATLYHAMGIPADTHLNDLQNRPVRITEGSVIHDLFQ; this comes from the coding sequence GTGGGGCTTTACGGGTGGGCAGCGAGTCATTTTCTGGCTGGCACCCCAAATATTGCACAGGCCACCACCAAAACAGTGGGCAAGGCGAAATCATGCATTTTCATTTTTGCCTGGGGTGGGCCTTCCCAACTGGATACGCTGGATCCGAAGCCGAATGCCCCCGAAGAGATTCGTGGGCAGTTCAAGCCAATTGCTACCAGCATCCCAGGGGTACAGTTCAGTGAACATTTTCCCAAACTTGCGAAAATGGCCGACCGCCTTACCGTGGTGCGTTCATTGACGCACGATGACCCCGCCCATTTGTCGAGTGTGCACCACCTGACAACGGGCCGACTGGCACCCAAGCCGAAATCAGACGCTGAACCACCTTCCAGGCGGGATTCCCCACCGTTAGGGTCGGTGCTGGCACAGTTCCGCCCGGTTGCGGATGGTTTTCCGGCATTTATCACCCTGCCATGGATTGTTTCCCACCCCGCCGCACCCGGTGGCATGGCACCTGGCCAGCACGCAGGCTGGCTCGGCACGAAATTTGATCCGTTTGTCATTTCCGGCGATCCCAACCACCCACAGTTCGAGGTGCGGGGCCTGAAGCCCAATCAGCACCTGCCAGAAACACGTATGGACACCCGGCGTCATCTGCTGGCACAACTTAATGGTGGTGCGGTTCAACAGATGCAACAGAAAGGCTTCGATCTGTTGACCTCAGCGAATGTCCAAAGAGCTTTCAATATTCATGAAGAATCCCCCGCCACACGGGATCGGTATGGCAGAAACATCCACGGACAGTGCCTGTTAATGGCCAGAAGGCTGGTTGAAAATGGCGTGCGGGTGGTCAACATCAACTGGCACCAGGATGGGAAAAACTTCTGGGACACCCACGGCGACAATTTTAATCGGCTGAAACGCGATCTGATGCCACCCACCGATGCCGGTTTGACCGCACTGCTGGACGATCTGGCGGTGCGTGGCATGCTGGATGAAACCCTGGTGGTATGGGTGGGGGAATTTGGCCGCAAACCGGAGATTACCAGGAACAATGCAGGCCGCGAGCATTGGCCGTTCTGTTACAGTGGCCTGCTGGCAGGTGGGGGAATCCGTGCAGGGTATGTGCATGGTAGTTCGGATCGCTTTGCCGCCCACCCGGCTGAAAATCCTGTGTCACCCGCAGACCTGACTGCAACACTTTATCACGCGATGGGCATACCAGCAGACACCCACCTGAATGATCTGCAAAACCGCCCCGTCAGAATTACGGAAGGCTCAGTGATCCACGATTTGTTCCAATGA